TGGACGGGCAGGACCCCGACATGCGTGCCGCCGTGGTTTCCATCGACCCGCACAACGGGGCGGTGCGTGCGTACTACGGTGGCGACAATGCCAATGGCTTTGACTTCGCTCAAGCGGGATTGCAGACTGGATCGTCGTTTAAGGTGTTTGCTCTGGTGGCCGCCCTTGAGCAGGGGATCGGCCTGGGCTACCAGGTAGACAGCTCTCCGTTGACGGTCGACGGCATCAAGATCACCAACGTCGAGGGCGAGGGTTGCGGGACGTGCAACATCGCCGAGGCGCTCAAAATGTCGCTGAACACCTCCTACTACCGGCTGATGCTCAAGCTCAACGGCGGCCCACAGGCTGTGGCCGATGCCGCGCACCAAGCCGGCATTGCCTCCAGCTTCCCGGGCGTTGCGCACACGCTGTCCGAAGATGGCAAGGGTGGACCGCCCAACAACGGGATCGTGTTGGGCCAGTACCAAACCCGGGTGATCGACATGGCATCGGCGTATGCCACGTTGGCCGCGTCCGGTATCTACCACCCGCCGCATTTCGTACAGAAGGTGGTCAGTGCCAACGGCCAGGTCCTCTTCGACGCCAGCACCGCGGACAACACCGGCGATCAGCGCATCCCCAAGGCGGTAGCCGACAACGTGACTGCGGCGATGGAGCCGATCGCAGGTTATTCGCGTGGCCACAACCTAGCGGGTGGGCGGGATTCGGCGGCCAAGACCGGCACTACGCAATTTGGTGACACCACCGCGAACAAAGACGCCTGGATGGTCGGGTACACGCCGTCGTTGTCTACGGCTGTGTGGGTGGGCACCGTCAAGGGTGACGAGCCACTGGTAACCGCTTCGGGTGCAGCGATTTACGGCTCGGGCCTGCCGTCGGACATCTGGAAGGCAACCATGGACGGCGCCTTGAAGGGCACGTCGAACGAGACTTTCCCCAAACCGACCGAGGTCGGTGGTTATGCCGGTGTGCCGCCGCCGCCGCCGCCGCCGGAGGTACCACCTTCGGAGACCGTCATCCAGCCCACGGTCGAAATTGCGCCGGGGATTACCATCCCGATCGGTCCCCCGACCACCATTACCCTGGCGCCACCGCCCCCGGCCCCGCCCGCTGCGACTCCCACGCCGCCGCCGTGACCGGCGCGCTGTCCCAAAGCAGCAACATCTCGCCACTTCCTTTGGCCGCCGATCTGCGGAGCGCCGATAACCGCGATTGCCCCAGCCGCACCGACGTATTGGGTGCCGCTCTGGCGAATGTCGTCGGTGGCCCGGTAGGCCGGCACGCGCTGATCGGCCGCACCCGGCTGATGACCCCGCTGCGGGTGATGTTTGCAATCGCGTTGGTGTTCCTGGCGCTCGGTTGGTCGACGAAAGCGGCCTGCTTGCAGTCCACCGGAACCGGTCCAGGTGATCAGCGGGTGGCCAACTGGGATAACCAGCGTGCTTACTACCAGTTGTGCTACTCCGATACGGTGCCGCTCTATGGCGCTGAGTTATTGAGCCAAGGCAAGTTTCCGTACAAATCAAGCTGGATCGAAACCGACAGCAACGGCACACCGCAGCTGCGCTACGACGGACAGATCGCGGTGCGCTATATGGAGTATCCGGTGCTGACTGGGATCTATCAGTACCTGTCGATGGCGATAGCCAAGACCTACACCGCGTTAAGCAAGGTGGCTCCCCTCCCGGTGGTTGCCGAAGTGGTGATGTTCTTCAACGTCGCCGCGTTCGGTTTGGCGCTGGCGTGGCTGACAACCGTCTGGGCGACCTCGGGCCTGGCCGGCCGCCGGATATGGGATGCGGCGCTGGTGGCCGCCTCACCGCTGGTGATCTTTCAGATATTCACCAATTTCGATGCGCTGGCAACGGGTTTGGCGACGAGTGGGCTGCTGGCCTGGGCGCGGCGCAGACCGGTGCTTGCCGGTGTGCTGATCGGGTTGGGCTCCGCGGCGAAACTGTATCCGCTGTTGTTCTTGTACCCGTTGTTGCTGCTGGGCATCCGGGCCGGTCGCCTGAATGCTCTGGCCCGCACCATGGCGGCCGCGGCGGCGACCTGGTTGTTGGTGAATCTGCCGGTGATGCTGCTCTTTCCGCGCGGCTGGTCGGAGTTCTTCCGGCTCAACACCCGGCGCGGCGACGACATGGACTCGTTGTACAACGTCGTCAAGTCGTTCACCGGCTGGCGTGGCTTCGACCCCACCCTGGGCTTCTGGGAGCCGCCGCTGGTGCTGAACACGGTTGTCACGCTCTTGTTCGTGTTATGTTGTGCGGCAATTGCTTACATCGCGCTCACCGCACCCCACCGGCCGCGCGTGGCGCAGCTGACTTTCTTGACGGTGGCCAGCTTCCTGTTGGTCAACAAGGTGTGGAGTCCCCAGTTCTCGCTTTGGCTGGTGCCGCTGGCCGTGCTGGCTTTGCCGCACCGCCGGATCTTGCTGGCGTGGATGACGATCGACGCGTTGGTGTGGGTGCCGCGGATGTACTACC
Above is a window of Mycobacterium tuberculosis H37Rv DNA encoding:
- the ponA1 gene encoding bifunctional penicillin-insensitive transglycosylase/penicillin-sensitive transpeptidase (penicillin-binding protein (class A), bienzymatic protein with transglycosylase and transpeptidase activities) is translated as MVILLPMVTFTMAYLIVDVPKPGDIRTNQVSTILASDGSEIAKIVPPEGNRVDVNLSQVPMHVRQAVIAAEDRNFYSNPGFSFTGFARAVKNNLFGGDLQGGSTITQQYVKNALVGSAQHGWSGLMRKAKELVIATKMSGEWSKDDVLQAYLNIIYFGRGAYGISAASKAYFDKPVEQLTVAEGALLAALIRRPSTLDPAVDPEGAHARWNWVLDGMVETKALSPNDRAAQVFPETVPPDLARAENQTKGPNGLIERQVTRELLELFNIDEQTLNTQGLVVTTTIDPQAQRAAEKAVAKYLDGQDPDMRAAVVSIDPHNGAVRAYYGGDNANGFDFAQAGLQTGSSFKVFALVAALEQGIGLGYQVDSSPLTVDGIKITNVEGEGCGTCNIAEALKMSLNTSYYRLMLKLNGGPQAVADAAHQAGIASSFPGVAHTLSEDGKGGPPNNGIVLGQYQTRVIDMASAYATLAASGIYHPPHFVQKVVSANGQVLFDASTADNTGDQRIPKAVADNVTAAMEPIAGYSRGHNLAGGRDSAAKTGTTQFGDTTANKDAWMVGYTPSLSTAVWVGTVKGDEPLVTASGAAIYGSGLPSDIWKATMDGALKGTSNETFPKPTEVGGYAGVPPPPPPPEVPPSETVIQPTVEIAPGITIPIGPPTTITLAPPPPAPPAATPTPPP
- a CDS encoding transmembrane protein — translated: MTGALSQSSNISPLPLAADLRSADNRDCPSRTDVLGAALANVVGGPVGRHALIGRTRLMTPLRVMFAIALVFLALGWSTKAACLQSTGTGPGDQRVANWDNQRAYYQLCYSDTVPLYGAELLSQGKFPYKSSWIETDSNGTPQLRYDGQIAVRYMEYPVLTGIYQYLSMAIAKTYTALSKVAPLPVVAEVVMFFNVAAFGLALAWLTTVWATSGLAGRRIWDAALVAASPLVIFQIFTNFDALATGLATSGLLAWARRRPVLAGVLIGLGSAAKLYPLLFLYPLLLLGIRAGRLNALARTMAAAAATWLLVNLPVMLLFPRGWSEFFRLNTRRGDDMDSLYNVVKSFTGWRGFDPTLGFWEPPLVLNTVVTLLFVLCCAAIAYIALTAPHRPRVAQLTFLTVASFLLVNKVWSPQFSLWLVPLAVLALPHRRILLAWMTIDALVWVPRMYYLYGNPSRSLPEQWFTTTVLLRDIAVMVLCGLVVWQIYRPGRDLVRTGGPGALPACGGVDDPVGGVFANAADAPPGRLPSWLRPRLGDEHARERTPDAGRDRTFSGQHRA